A section of the Alcanivorax sediminis genome encodes:
- the pssA gene encoding CDP-diacylglycerol--serine O-phosphatidyltransferase — translation MQDNDKIKTSDTPETFEVVEAEHRTGARHKGVYLLPNLFTTGALFAGFYAIVSAMNGMFENAALGIIVAGILDGMDGGVARLTNTQSKFGAEYDSLSDCVAFGVAPGLVAYSWALSGLGKFGWVAAFIYVACAALRLARFNVQAESTDKRFFIGLPSPTGAGLVATMVWLGASRGVEGADVSWLVALMVAGAGLLMVSSVKYHSFKEFHIGRVPFKVLLGVIIAFAIVFLDPPLVLLSVAVIYVVAGLVMSLWNLRKPANI, via the coding sequence ATGCAGGATAACGACAAGATCAAGACGTCTGACACACCGGAAACCTTCGAGGTGGTGGAAGCCGAGCATCGCACGGGCGCCCGTCACAAGGGTGTGTATCTGCTGCCGAACCTGTTTACCACTGGTGCCCTGTTCGCTGGCTTCTACGCGATTGTCTCTGCCATGAACGGGATGTTCGAAAACGCCGCCCTCGGTATTATCGTGGCCGGCATCCTCGATGGTATGGATGGGGGCGTTGCCCGTCTCACCAATACCCAGAGCAAGTTCGGGGCCGAGTACGACTCCCTCTCTGACTGCGTCGCCTTCGGCGTGGCGCCAGGGCTGGTGGCGTACTCCTGGGCCCTGTCAGGGCTTGGTAAATTTGGTTGGGTGGCGGCCTTTATCTATGTGGCCTGTGCCGCTCTGCGACTGGCACGATTCAATGTGCAGGCAGAATCCACCGACAAGCGCTTCTTTATTGGTCTGCCCAGTCCGACCGGTGCGGGCCTGGTGGCGACCATGGTCTGGCTGGGCGCCAGCCGTGGGGTAGAGGGGGCGGACGTCTCCTGGCTTGTCGCCCTGATGGTGGCCGGTGCAGGCCTGTTGATGGTGTCTTCAGTGAAGTATCACTCCTTCAAGGAGTTCCATATCGGCCGGGTGCCCTTCAAGGTGCTACTGGGAGTGATCATCGCCTTCGCCATCGTCTTCCTGGATCCACCGCTGGTGCTGCTCAGTGTGGCAGTGATCTACGTGGTGGCAGGCCTGGTGATGAGCCTTTGGAATCTGAGGAAGCCCGCGAATATCTGA
- a CDS encoding pilus assembly PilX family protein, protein MSGARTSQQGVALIVTLFLLVILAMLGVSALRTSMLNARIATSAQLSKMTFHAAESSLASTYTEMLNTDSLILLDLLDGGEVRLCQEAAVANNPGACSQQARFDSRGLLQAQSRTVQLGIAQDFSLLEGAQLNGQQLLVHHRLEATAEGAAPDLGVEAYHVQEFHLKAMTDPGTLIAQTKNN, encoded by the coding sequence ATGTCGGGGGCTCGTACTAGCCAGCAAGGTGTGGCTTTAATCGTCACGCTTTTTTTACTGGTCATCTTAGCGATGCTGGGTGTGTCAGCATTGCGCACGTCAATGCTTAACGCCCGCATTGCTACCAGCGCACAACTTTCCAAGATGACATTTCATGCCGCTGAGTCGTCTTTGGCATCGACCTATACAGAAATGCTGAATACGGACTCTCTGATATTACTGGACTTGCTGGATGGTGGAGAGGTCCGGCTTTGTCAGGAAGCTGCCGTTGCCAACAACCCGGGGGCGTGTTCGCAGCAGGCCAGGTTTGATTCGCGCGGCCTTTTGCAGGCTCAGTCGCGCACCGTACAGCTTGGTATTGCGCAGGACTTTTCTCTTTTGGAAGGTGCCCAGCTCAATGGGCAGCAGCTACTTGTCCACCATCGTCTGGAAGCAACCGCGGAAGGTGCGGCGCCTGACTTGGGGGTAGAGGCTTACCATGTTCAGGAATTTCATCTCAAAGCCATGACCGATCCGGGCACTTTGATAGCCCAGACCAAGAATAACTAG
- the ilvC gene encoding ketol-acid reductoisomerase, whose amino-acid sequence MQVYYDKDCDLSIIQGKKVAIIGYGSQGHAHACNLNDSGVDVTVGLRPGSSSIAKAEAHGLKVSDVPSAVAAADVVMILTPDEFQAQLYKAEIEPNLKEGATLAFAHGFAIHYNQIVPRSDLDVIMIAPKAPGHTVRTEFTKGGGIPDLIAIFQDASGNAKNVALSYASGVGGGRTGIIETTFKDETETDLFGEQAVLCGGAVELVKAGFETLTEAGYAPEMAYFECLHELKLIVDLMYEGGIANMNYSISNNAEYGEYVTGPEVINDESRAAMRNALKRIQSGEYAKMFIAEGAHNYPSMTAARRNNAAHPIEQVGEKLRGMMPWIKANQIVDKTKN is encoded by the coding sequence ATGCAAGTGTATTACGACAAGGATTGTGACCTTTCCATCATCCAGGGCAAGAAAGTGGCCATCATCGGTTATGGTTCTCAGGGCCACGCCCACGCCTGCAACCTGAACGATTCCGGCGTTGATGTGACTGTGGGCCTGCGCCCGGGTTCTTCCTCCATCGCCAAGGCGGAAGCCCATGGCCTCAAGGTCAGCGATGTACCGTCTGCTGTTGCGGCTGCTGACGTTGTCATGATCCTGACTCCGGATGAGTTCCAGGCGCAGCTGTACAAGGCCGAAATCGAGCCGAACCTGAAAGAGGGTGCGACCCTGGCGTTTGCCCATGGTTTTGCCATCCACTACAACCAGATCGTTCCCCGTAGCGACCTGGACGTCATCATGATCGCTCCGAAAGCGCCGGGTCACACTGTGCGCACCGAGTTCACCAAGGGTGGCGGGATTCCTGACCTGATCGCTATCTTCCAGGACGCCTCAGGTAACGCCAAGAACGTGGCGCTGTCCTACGCTTCCGGTGTGGGCGGCGGTCGTACCGGTATCATTGAAACCACTTTCAAGGACGAGACCGAAACCGATCTGTTCGGTGAGCAGGCTGTTCTGTGTGGTGGTGCGGTAGAGCTGGTGAAAGCCGGTTTCGAAACCCTTACCGAAGCCGGTTACGCGCCGGAAATGGCCTACTTCGAGTGTCTGCACGAGCTGAAGCTCATCGTTGACCTGATGTACGAAGGTGGCATCGCCAACATGAACTACTCCATCTCCAACAACGCGGAGTACGGTGAGTACGTGACAGGCCCGGAAGTGATCAACGATGAATCCCGTGCCGCCATGCGCAATGCCCTCAAGCGCATCCAGAGCGGTGAGTACGCCAAGATGTTCATCGCTGAAGGCGCTCACAACTACCCGTCCATGACGGCGGCCCGTCGCAACAACGCCGCTCACCCCATCGAGCAGGTGGGTGAGAAGCTGCGTGGCATGATGCCGTGGATCAAGGCAAACCAGATCGTCGACAAGACCAAGAACTAA